One stretch of Prinia subflava isolate CZ2003 ecotype Zambia chromosome 7, Cam_Psub_1.2, whole genome shotgun sequence DNA includes these proteins:
- the CLRN2 gene encoding clarin-2: MPGCFKKTLFALASLISFVSFILIVVAMGTPKWMTGKILCKTGADLVNATDPELVKFIGEIYYGLFRGGKIRQCGLGGRRSKFTIFPHMVKKLNTGLHVMIIIFLCVAIFFSLVSFGFCILNAIKVPYRAINGPAGACLWNFLAGGFVVLAVTSFMAAVKLHHLTERIANFREHVFRFVILEERFEDCFWICVASATAHAVNLLLIAVSEIHFPKIKTKTEEVNVTAEDIMY; encoded by the exons ATGCCTGGctgctttaaaaagacattatTTGCCTTGGCTTCTCTAATAAGTTTTGTGTCTTTTATCTTGATTGTTGTTGCAATGGGAACCCCAAAGTGGATGACTGGAAAGATCCTTTGCAAAACAGGGGCTGATTTGGTCAATGCCACAGATCCAGAGCTGGTCAAGTTCATTGGAGAAATTTACTACGGACTCTTTCGGGGTGGCAAAATACGCCAATGTGGCTTGGGCGGGCGGCGTTCCAAATTCACAA TTTTTCCACACATGGTGAAAAAGTTGAATACAGGTCTGCATGTGATGATCATAATATTCCTCTGTGTggccattttcttttctctggtcAGTTTTGGATTCTGCATTCTTAACGCAATAAAGGTTCCTTATCGGGCTATTAACGGTCCAGCAGGAGCATGCCTTTGGAACTTCCTTGCAG GTGGATTTGTAGTACTTGCAGTCACCAGCTTCATGGCTGCTGTGAAACTTCATCACCTCACAGAAAGAATTGCCAATTTTCGGGAACACGTCTTTCGGTTTGTCATTTTAGAAGAACGCTTTGAAGACTGTTTTTGGATTTGTGTGGCAAGTGCCACAGCACATGCAGTGAATTTGCTGCTTATAGCCGTTAGTGAGATTCATTTCCCTAAAATTAAGACTAAAACAGAAGAAGTGAATGTTACAGCAGAAGATATCATGTACTAA